GAAAATTTGTCTCAGGTATCGTCCTAAAGATTTTCAACTTTGCCGTTTACTCTTCTCATTCTGTTgttcaatatcattttcaatagccctgtttatttgttataaataataacatttgAATTGTGAACTCATTGCAAGTAACACAGGTTTATGTATTTCTCTTTTTTAAACGGTTCTGTCTAACAATCACAACCAAAATTAATGTGCTTCCACAATTTATATTTATGTGTTCCTCCTTTTCAATTTGTTATTCCACATGTACAGTACAGTATTGCTTCCACAATTTACTTGGAATGGATTATCATTCTTTGATCATGTCTTATTCTCTTTGTTGTAAAAGGATTTGCAGTGGTAATAACAGACGGGAAGAGTTAATACCCAAAATTGTTAGATTAAAGAGACGGAAAGCAATCCTTTCGAAGAAAGAAAGACAAGAAGATATGTTTAACACAATTTTTATTGCACCTTtcttattttattgtaaattgATTCATAAGGTGATTTTGATGCCTATTTTGAAAATGTAGAAACACAATTATTTGAAATACTTAGATCTATCCAATTTAGACAAGTAAGAATGAGGAGAAAGTAGTATCTTCGGTCAAAGAGGAGTGCCAATTTAGCTTCCACTTCAGGTTAGTAAAAAATGAGTAGAAAGCAATATTTTCGGTCAAAGAGGAATGCCAATTTACCTTCCACTTCAGGTTAGTACAAAAGATGAAAATCAACCaatcactatttagtaaaatattttaaaaaaattaaaacaaaaaactcttatctattattattcaattgaaacattaagtactaattaaatgcaataaacatacattaaagtgtcataataataataattataaaaaatttcaattacaaatattcaaattctacaacttatacatattaagactcttactactcttcatttcttaatctctcatactaattgtcaaaaatttcttaaatttaatgtaacatttttatatgtttttcgttctcattcatttattcttttaattatttacaaacaaaaaaatcGCAGAAAAGACAAAGAGTAGCcattaatgcaaatcgaaaaataaaaaaaaaaaagaaggaaaatacagttttgtataactctaatataaataacttatgtcttttttaaaaataaataaattcaaaatctatttataatatgttctctaaaatatttttaatatgacatttattaaaatatactatatagtataaataatctaCTTCTCCACGCATTGCGCGGATCTGATTCTAGTTCCAATAAATTCACAAACACAGAAAAAACTAAACCCAACATCAGAAAATgaataacaatatctaataaTTAGACTAGTAgccaaacaacaacaaaaaataagtaaaaaagatTCAAACATGAAAAACATACATTGAAAAGGAAGAGGACAAGGGCTCCCACAAATGTCAAATGAGACCAAGAAAagcaatcaaaaagaaaaaagagtaatatGGGCTAAAAagctaaacaaaaaaatatagttgTTTAAACCGGTTCGAACTGATTGGTTAGAAAAATCGATAAACTAGTTCGGTCCAGTATATTTTGACCGTTTAAGAAAGAAAATTGGACAGAACCAGTATAAATCGCAAACcaacaattaacaaaaaaaaaactcccCCTTAGATTCAAACTTGGATCATCTTGCACAGTTTCACTGCCACTAAACCAAGCTGCTTTTCATTATATTTctcattttttaatatataacgtatacaaattaaattatattcttaaaatattaattataatttaaacagTTCAGTTCGTGACCTATTCGTTAAACTAATAAACTAGTAAATCAGTAACCTATTGGTGCGATCATCAATTCGATTTTAACAACTATACAAAAAAAgagacattttttttattttgaactaaaacagtttcttttttgaagaaaaattatgATTGAAGTATTTTCACAATGATTTACAGTACAATTAAGTCCTTGTTTATAGTTGTTAACTCTTGACTAACTCCCTAATAAGAAACCTATTACTAATGGGCTAACTGGATTTGGGAGTGTGTTAGTTATTCTTGTCGAAGGAATGAAAACACAAACCGTTCTAAAAATGTTGTCATGACGtgtttaaaaacttttttaatatagctatcttttataacttttgctccataaaattattaaaaataaatcatgaatattttataatatctatttttttttacctCTATCATGACACACATTTTAAAGGTATAttatatttacaaataaaaatataaaaaatcaactTTTAGTCGGTCAATATTAGCTAATTTTAAAGTTTCagtttaaatttagaatttataatttttttaattactcaaatgacatagtctctccatacttaTCTAACAGGTCGCGAATTCGAGTCTTCCTATCTTCGATAAAAAAAAACTATAGTTTATGatctaaaatttaatataaataaaaaattaaaagaaacaaattaGTTCTTAGCATTTGTTTCCATCTATTCTACTTTTCATAGAATGAAGATCTTGATTATTTTCATTAttcaccttattattattattattctttttcatTTGAATAACTATCTATTGGTTCTATATATTCTACTTTCAACTCTCTCCGCACTTTATTGAATCTTATTCCAAATATTTGTCAAGTCTTTGCTGTGCTGCtttgaattatattttggatCTTTTTTGGGGGTAACATATCCAAATAGTTTAAGAAACGTTCATTTCTTATCTCTTTAATCAGAAAATATCAAACCATTGCTATCTCAATTTTCCAGTTAAGTCCTTATTAGATGTTAATAATAGAAAGTGACCGTACACAATTAACGCCAAATTGTTCATGTACTTATTTCCCAATTTTCTACTAAGATGAGTTCAATGAAAATCCAAGTCAACCAATGTGACAAAAATGGGGTCCCTATATGAACTGAGTCAATATTATGCATTTAATAATGAATTGTTCATTATGCACCAAGTTTAAATTAAACTTTGAATCATTTTGTTCCTTGACTAAATTTTTAGGATAACACaaaattcttctttctttttctataaataaatgtgtacaaattataatatattttttgttcaaTAATATAAATGAAAATTGGTGGTCTCTTTGGTAGCGTTTGTTTTTGGAGACAGGACACAGAGACATGGACAGTACATGTCTAAAATATGTTTGGAAGTAGAGACATGGACACGGAACACATTGTCTCCGAGACAGTTTTTCatatttttgtgtccactcttttacaaaggacaatgatggacacggaaattggaagagtggacacggacctttttataaattttgttttcctttttgtccatagatattttctattattccactattatcccttcttatttttcctataattagtcttgaaatttttaaaagataaatattattaatcgtaaaattgatcttttaaaatgctaaaaaataatttataagttgtaattgattttatataatttaaagaaaaataagtttttagataaaaaaaatttggttttctaaataaaaatagatttttatgtgcaaaaactatttttttcatgtaaaaacggattcttttttaaaattgattttttatttaaaattaatttgtcttattaacctaaacaaatttttttattaatcagatctatttttttattaatcttaaccatatgtattcttacatattaataataaatttaaaaataaaataaatatatttataatttttattttaatataaatactattatattttttttattaaaatttttggtcttttcaaatattttttcaagttTCATATGTACTCTTACGTACTCTCATTCTCTattaaattagtttgtacttgatgtaaaaaatttggaatcatggttattttagtcatttcatataatattttagtcttgtccatgtgtatccaaacataataatggacattacattagtgtcttgtacatcgtatccaaacacaatacacaaacaataatttttagtgtctccgtcttattgtctctgtctcagtgtcatgttctgtcctgtctctgaaaacaaacgcagcctttcATActctgaaatttaaaaaattaaaaataatatatttaattaaattgtatgGACGAATTAAATTAAATCTCAATAAGTACTATAATATCATAAAGTTCTTGTGATATGTTTATTTTGACTTAAACTAGGGGACACATGCATGAGGCCAAAAGATTCATGGGCAAACAATATAAAGTATTTAGTTAATAAAACTTGTCTCTCTCATCATTCTGTCACAAATCAAACTAACCCTAAAAAGAAGGAAACCTTTTTGCTGAACTTTTATTACTATTAGTCAAAAAATTTAAGCAGAAATATAATGAGGACGTAACCTTTTCATTTGTCCAATTTGTACATGTCCATGCACGcgtctttttatttgtttctataCTTTCTATGTTCTTTAATTTTTGTAAAGTTATATATGCATGCAGAAGACCTTCGACCATTCAAGCTCTTGATTGAATTGGaaggtcttcttcttcttcttaagcAGCTAAAACACGGTAAATcattttttgttaataaagtaTATATTTAACCCTTCTTAATCTGCAAAGTTAATATATTTCATTTCCTTCTTAATACAACAAGAAAATATATTGAGAATGCTTTTCTATAAGTTACAGCAGATAGCGGCAGTTGATGTAAAACCGCCGTTATATGAAGTGGATTTGGtattatttattatgataaaagttcatatgtagttatttttatatgaagttgataattaagaacggtaaaatgataatttagttaaatttatcaaattatctaacaatttttaaatACCAACTTCAGAAAGACAATTATATGTAAGTTTTTaccatttaatatttttttgccgTGACAACCATcgttaaacggaatttatttaaTGGCATTTATCAGAAATCTTCGCCAATAAACCACCTCTATTTATCGGAATTGGTGTAGTATTATTGTAGGATGACTTGTCTGTTTTATATGTTCATTTCAAATCGATCATTCATTATTactataaaataaagagaaaattttattttcttctcctgtgagatgctaaaatgacactgcCCTTtcctctatttataaaatgtatattttcctttcttataacttttaaaaaaaatcttgttttaatctattttaaattttttgtgttaactaatgttaaccttatctattttttttaaaaaattattttttataaaaatactctttaacaaaaattttatttttttgtcacttaaattttgcttaccaaaataccttttaataaattatttttttattgattaaattatatttttatcaaaatatttttaaaaaaatttaataattaaattatttatttctaagatatccttcaataattttttaattattaaattatgattttaccaaattttttgttaacatttttttatattttactattaattttttgatattaatatatattattttaatattaaaaaaatcttagtaaaattattttttaatattaatatcaatatatattaattgttatacatattaattatagtaagatttttttatttaatattaaaataatatacaatgatatcaaaaaattaataataaaatattaaaaaatgttaacaaaattttgataaaattataatttaataattaaaaaattatggaagaatatcttaaaaaaataatttaattattaaattttttaaaaaatattttgataaaaatacaatttaatcaataaaaaaagaatttattaaagagtattttggtaagcaaaatttaatgacaaaaaaataaaatttttgctaaagggtatttttgtaaaaataattatttttcttgaaaaatggataaagttaacattagttaacgcAAAAAATTTAATATAGATTAAAAATGAGGTTTTCTAAAAGTTATAAGGGAGAAAAttgtacattttataaatagagggAAGAGGAGTGTCATTTTAGTATCTTACAGGAGAGAGGAGTGAAATATTCTCTAAAATAAATGACTTATCgactatataatttttttcttaactatttatttaattttttggggaaaaaaaagaaaaaagaaaatacttCTAGAACTATGTAGAATATCAATTTCTTGGCTATGAAAGGTTCAATTTTCTTGGTTGCTCGTGCGTTCTAGCTAACCACTTGTATGGTTTTAGTAAATGTTCATTATTGAATTAGAGTTATGTCCTAATCCTTGTACTAAATAATAAGTTCAATTTTCTTGTGTATAAGTTAATTACGAGTTACCTAATAAATTCTTATCTACCATAAAAATGATGATCAATTATATTGTTTCACACTAtatcttttaatattattattattattatattaattatgtgtTTATCTGTATCTCACTAGTCACTATATTTGCATGTGAAAATGAAATCATATTGATCATTCTTTATGACATTTTATTTAATGACTTAGGAATACATCGCTGTTGGATAGAGTTATTAACTACATATACTAAAGTGTTTCTTTAATAATAATGGGCTATAACTATAAGCACAAAGTCAATAAATGCATTATATATGTATAGTTTAATATAAGTTTATAACAATGTCATTGACTCCTTTCCCACCATTTCTTATAGATCAGTATACTTGAAACTTTGAtaggttattttttttatttatctatgaaaattaaaaaaaaatcaatgttagGTAACTAATTTTTTCAActaataatagttaattttttatattttatttatttaaaattttaaattttaaattataaatttttaactttaaattttaaattataaatttaaatattaaaattgactaagattaactaactaaaagttagttttttatattttctgaattgaaaaaggaacgactTCACAAAAATATTCATTCATAAATGTAATTTATTAGCAtgcattaatatattatataaaagtgaTAAAACATTTGGATTTACactaattaaagtaaattaagattttgtttctctcttcttttttaactccacgttatttttattttgtaaacaaaaaatacaaaatttatataAGATTTTGGTTTCTGAttttctaaatatatatagataaataagCTATACTAGTTACTACAAGCTATAACTGTAACTAGCTTTGAACTTATCACTTTTTTGTATATATAGTTTCAAAACCTAAAAATATTTAGATTTgtctctatttttatttgttaattttttttaattgaatatatcatacttggagaggttttaattaGTTCAACACAGTGaacatatatatgtatttttttaagatttaaatataaTCTTTTTAATATCTATAATAAGTATTTTATGACTATTCTATAAGTGAAAGgcttctataaaaaataaaaataaaaataaaaataaaaactagctTTGTATTTGAAATTTGGCTATACATGCATTTTGAATCGGTAGTACCAAAATTAATACATGTCCCCATCAAGCACTCTAGTCATTACCAGTTAAGAGAAGTTAAAAGAGACACATAAAGAGTGGCTAATTCATAGAGAAGACTTGaagagagaaaaaattaaaaaaagaacaaaaaaactaGTCTCATCAACTTTGCTATATAACTGGTTGAGGTGGTGAGTGGATTATATTGCAAATTGCAATGAAAGATGGATAACAAATTGAAGTTACCATTATTGGTGCTTTTGCTCAATTGTTTCTTGTTTCTGGCACTTTCACAAACAGCTTCCAATGATGATGGTAAGTTCTTttgatctatatatatatatgattcaagTATATTCTTAACTTTGattatctttatatatattaaaatcttaAGGTATTTATTTCAATGAAACAAGTTTAACTTTTCAATGCAAATTATATTATTGTATGTTGCAGTTGAGGCCTTAAATTCTCTAAAGGATTctttgcaaatcaatattcccaGTTGGGTTGGTTCAGATCCTTGTAGTGGTTCTTGGGAAGGAATCACATGCAAGAACTCACGTGTTGTTTCCATGTATGTTCTCTTCTGAGTATGCTTAATTATACGGTAGAAACTTATATGCAGTTAAATTCATATGaaagtgaagttgatagttgagagttattagatgataatttagtcaaatttattaaattatttaacgattctgaactattaacttcacatgaagttaacaAAGTTAACTGTGCACCTGAACTATTacctaattttatatattaaggtctaaatttttatttaaatagtgcATTTTTTTCATTAAgttattcattattattattattaattttttttaatttatataacacATGCTTGTAAATATTTCAGATCATTACCAAACACGGGCTTAAAAGGCCAACTTTCTCAAAATATTGGATCATTCTCTGAATTAGATACTCTGTAAGTTTTCTATTTtgcatattaattttttttttgtttttaatgtatataaaataaaaaatgaaacttttttttttgggtaggGATCTGTCTTACAATAAGGACTTAACAGGACCACTTCCAGCAGAAATTGGAAACTTGAAGAAGCTAACAAAATTGTAAGGCTCTTATTAATTAGTTGTTAATCTtgataattaagttaattaaattGTGCTCTTATAATTATCCTAACAAAAAGAAAAGTGACTTTAATTTCTCTTGAATCCTTTTGCAGAAGTCTTGTGGGTTGTGGTTTTAATGGTCAAATTCCTGATGAAATTGGATCTCTTCCTCAGCTGGTTTTCTTGTAAGAACTTTTCAACTTTaatctatattttaatttttttttctgtgattttgttAAGTAGAAGACATATATTATGTAAATTTCTTAtatctgtttcattttatttctaaatattcTAGTTGACCttgcaaaattaaacaaaatctgCCGTATTATTAtgtgaaagttttttttttaaaaaaaaatattaattaggtTGGTAcaagaatttgtttattttttttcaatacaaGGGTTtcatgaaaaaattttaaattctagaaacCTAGTTAAAAATTGAGTTAATACTTTtaattcataatattttttttcaaaatattgatattcttaaaatatttaaaattaatatattttgatgtGAATGCAATCATGATTGATAAAATGAGTTATCtcatcatttttaatttgataatgaaACTCTCTTTTCATTTCTGATTATAAAACGTTAAAGTGCTGCTAAATTtaactataaataaataaaattaattttatattcacaaaaaataatttttatatgacAAAAGTAGCAAAggttaattttattcatatataGATTATTAATATTCCAATTTTTTAAGTAGAAATAACattttttcatcttttatgaatacaaaaataattttatttatttataaataaatttaccaATATTCtgaattttcataaataaatctGATAATTTATTCCTCTTACATATTTTCTTTCTATTGCATTTATAGATGAATATGTTGAGAAATTATATAGAAAATGTTACCTACAATTGATCTATTaagttagtaaaaaaaaattatttattctattggtccttatagtttcgtaaaatttttaattaagcacctatactttttttcttttttaattgagtctttacactaaatttttttcttcaattaaGTTCTTCTAAATAATAATTTGCTTAATTTTTAGGAAcccaactaaaaaataataattgatatagggacctaaataaaaggaaaaaaagtgtcgggatccaattaaaaaaaattagtgcaaggactcaattaaaaaaaagtataagaatctaattgaaaatttcgcaaaactataacaccaacagaataattaaacaaaaaaaaatgaatgaatataATAGTCATTGAATAAAGTTTGAATACTAAGAAGTACATGCAAGTAGAtagtaatgatgatgataatcttAGTTTAGAGGCACACTTTGTAATTGCAGGTCCTTAAACTCCAACAATTTTAGTGGAAGAATTCCGTCTTCAATTGGGAATCTAGCAAACCTAAATTGGCTTGATTTAACAGAAAATTAGTGCAACAATAAGCTCGAAGGTCCCCTGCCAAATCTTACTGGAATGAGCTCCCTGAAATACTTGTAAGTAGACAAGCATTTGATTTTAGATAACTGCATTATTATTGATCATGATAGTTTAGGtaagttagttttagttttaggcCTGTAATATTTTATATGTACTCAAATTGATTCTTAACATATCAACATTGTTTTGGGATGAATTGAATGTTTCTTGTGTTGTAATACAATGGTGAAATTCTCTAAAATCTATGTTGAAGGGATTTGAGCAGCAATGCCTTTGATAGCACAGATTTTCCACAATGGCTTTTGACTATGAAGAATTTAACAACATTGTAAGTCTTTCTTTTTGTTACTTATTTCACTCTTCTGTATCAATGTGCTTTTTTCAACACTTCAATGCCTCTGTTTTATGACAGACGGATGCAGGAGGCGAATCTGTCTGGCCAAATACCTGCTGGTTTCTTTAGCCTTCCCTCTTTGCAATATGTGTGAGTTTCACtttcagaaataaaataaatctatcaTTATCACTTCTATAATCAATATATTATACTAATGTTGTTACTTTTGCTTTGTTGATAGGGTGCTAAGTGAGAATCAACTTAATGGAACACTGAATCTTGGCCCCAACTATAGCAAAAAGTTGCAACTTATTGACTTGCACTCGAACTCAATTGGGGATTTTACGCAGCAAAATCAACCACCTAGTTTCACCATAGTGTAAGCTAATAAAGCAACCAACAAATTATAAGTCATGCAATAGAATCACATTTGACTATTGAGTATTAACTTCATTTTAATATGCAGGCTTGAAAGTAATCCAATTTGTTATGAAACTGGAACTACCGAAACTTTCTGCAAACCTTTACAAATCTCAGATGGAAATCCACAAAACAAATGTCCAGCTTCTGGTTGCAGCTCTGATAAGAGTCTCAGTCCCATGTGCCACTGTGCCTTGTGCTATTACTACTTGCATTGCAGGTGTTTATGCTTTCCGCCAGAAGCTAAGAGCAGAAAGAGCGATTTCTCGAAACAATCCCTTTGGTAGTTTTTAATGATGAATGTCTTTTTGTGTCTTCTTATTAGTGTCTTAACAATCAAACAGACTACATGTATTCATGAGCATTTATGTTAACGGTACTATTGGTTTCGCGAAATGCAGGAAACTGGGATCCAAGTAAAAGCAACTGTGGCACCCCTGAGTTA
The sequence above is drawn from the Arachis hypogaea cultivar Tifrunner chromosome 4, arahy.Tifrunner.gnm2.J5K5, whole genome shotgun sequence genome and encodes:
- the LOC112794575 gene encoding probable leucine-rich repeat receptor-like protein kinase At5g49770, with amino-acid sequence MDNKLKLPLLVLLLNCFLFLALSQTASNDDVEALNSLKDSLQINIPSWVGSDPCSGSWEGITCKNSRVVSISLPNTGLKGQLSQNIGSFSELDTLDLSYNKDLTGPLPAEIGNLKKLTKLSLVGCGFNGQIPDEIGSLPQLVFLSLNSNNFSGRIPSSIGNLANLNWLDLTENYNAFDSTDFPQWLLTMKNLTTLRMQEANLSGQIPAGFFSLPSLQYVVLSENQLNGTLNLGPNYSKKLQLIDLHSNSIGDFTQQNQPPSLKVIQFVMKLELPKLSANLYKSQMEIHKTNVQLLVAALIRVSVPCATVPCAITTCIAGVYAFRQKLRAERAISRNNPFGNWDPSKSNCGTPELKAVKQFSFKELKKCTNNFSPANDVGSGGYGKVYKGTLPSGQLIAIKRAQKESKQGGLEFKAEIELLSRVHHKNVVSLVGFCFEEGEQMLVYEFVPNGTLKDTITGKSGIRFGWHRRIKVALGAASGLAYLHEHADPPIIHRDIKSNNILLDEKLDAKVADFGLSKPILDYDKDHVTTQVKGTMGYLDPEYYISQQVTEKSDVYSFGVLMLELITGRKPIDRGKYIVKVVRNSIDKTKDMYGLHELIDRAIRDGSALNGFEKFVDLAMMCLEESGADRPPMSDVVKEIEIILHSIGLDPAADQSEPSTSSSFQHNEVSLESSHQPYSSESLYSSSEYIQKHHEHEPR